The Nitrospira sp. genomic interval GATCGCGATTCTTGCGCGGCCGAATATCTCGGCAAGTTCCGCAACCGCTGGTGCTTTAAGATCCTTCTTCATACCTGACCCTTTCTCTCCAGACGCCGGCCACGCCGGCGCTCGCTTAACTCCACTGCTTGGTCAACGCCATCGCATCTAACTGCACTCCAGGACCCATAGTGCTGGAAATCGTGGCGCTCTTCAGATAGCGGCCCTTGCAGGACGCCGGCTTCGCCTTGATGACGGATTCAAGAATGGCCGAGGCGTTGTCGTACAGCTTGTCGATGTCAAACGACACCTTGCCGACCGCCACCTGCACGATACCCGCCTTTTCGACCTTGAACTCGACCCGGCCCTTGCGAATTTCCGCCACGGCCTTCCCGACCTCGAACGTGACCGTGCCGGTCTTCGGATTCGGCATAAGCCCACGCGGACCGAGCTGCTTTCCCAACTTTCCCACTGACGCCATGAGATCCGGCGTGGAGATGGCATAGTCGAAATCCATCCAACCACCCTTGATCTTCTCCATGAGATCGTCGGATCCCACGTAGTCGGCGCCGGCCTGACGCGCCTCTTGCTCCTTGTCGCCCTTGGCGAATACCAGGACACGAACCTTCTTGCCCGTCCCATGCGGGAGCGCCGTGGTGCCCCGAACCATCTGGTCGGATCGCTTCGGATCGACACCCAAACGCAAGGCAATATCGACCGACTCATCGAACTTCGCATAGGCCGACTTCTTGACGACGTCGACAGCTTCACGCAAGGCGTACATGCGCGGCTCGACCTTCTCCAACGCGGCCTTCATCTTCTTTCCCATACCTCGTACTCCTTCTTCCCGAACGCTATCCGCGCTATCCTTGTACTACGACACCCATGCTTCTGGCCGTTCCGGCAATGATCTTGATCGCGCCTTCCAGGTCCGCCGCATTCAAATCAGACTGCTTCTTCTGGGCGATGTCGCGCAGCTGAGCCTGAGTAATCTTTCCGACCTTATCTTTTTGCGGCACGCCCGATCCCTTGATGATGCCCGCCGCTTTCTTCAACAGATCCGACGCCGGAGGCGTCTTCATAATGAAGGTGAAGGATCGATCCTTATACACGGTGATGACCACCGGAATAATGCTATCGCCTTCCTTCTGGGTCTTCGCGTTGAACTGCTTGCAGAACTCCATGATGTTGACGCCGTGCTGACCGAGCGACGGGCCGACGGGAGGAGCCGGATTGGCCTTCCCAGCGGGAATCTGCAACTTAATGAGAGCGGATACTTCCTTTGCCATGTGAATCTCCTCAGAACGTCAGCGCTGCCACGTTCAACAGCAACAACGACACACCTTAAATTCGCTCAACCTGCAGGAACCCCAGTTCCACCGGCGTCGAGCGCCCGAAAATACTGACCATCAACTTCAACCGACTGTGATCCTGATCCACCTCATCGACCAATCCGTTGAAGCCCAGGAACGGACCGTCGACGATGCGAACATTGTCGCCCTTGATGAACTTGACCTGCTCGCGCGGCCCGGACTGCCCGGCATCCACCTGCTTGAGCAAGGACTCCACTT includes:
- the rplA gene encoding 50S ribosomal protein L1, with the protein product MGKKMKAALEKVEPRMYALREAVDVVKKSAYAKFDESVDIALRLGVDPKRSDQMVRGTTALPHGTGKKVRVLVFAKGDKEQEARQAGADYVGSDDLMEKIKGGWMDFDYAISTPDLMASVGKLGKQLGPRGLMPNPKTGTVTFEVGKAVAEIRKGRVEFKVEKAGIVQVAVGKVSFDIDKLYDNASAILESVIKAKPASCKGRYLKSATISSTMGPGVQLDAMALTKQWS
- the rplK gene encoding 50S ribosomal protein L11; protein product: MAKEVSALIKLQIPAGKANPAPPVGPSLGQHGVNIMEFCKQFNAKTQKEGDSIIPVVITVYKDRSFTFIMKTPPASDLLKKAAGIIKGSGVPQKDKVGKITQAQLRDIAQKKQSDLNAADLEGAIKIIAGTARSMGVVVQG